The DNA segment GAACTTGACGGCCGACATGAGGATCATGCTCGGCACGTAGATGGCGGACTGCTCCCACGGCTTGATGTAGTAGGCCGAGATCTCGACGATGGTGACGATCGTGAGGAAGAGCGCGGTCCAGAGGTAAGTCTTCGCCGTGGGGTGGTGGCCGTGCTCGTCGTGCGCGGCGTCGGGTCCGTGTGCCATGGGCTCGTGGCTCACTTGATGAGGTAGAGGAGGACGAAGATCGCGATCCAGACCACGTCGACGAAGTGCCAGTAGAGGGCACACAGGTCCACGTTCAGGGCCTCGTCGGTGCGGAGGCCGCGCTTCTTGTCGATCGAGGC comes from the Gemmatimonadaceae bacterium genome and includes:
- a CDS encoding cytochrome C oxidase subunit IV family protein; this encodes MAHGPDAAHDEHGHHPTAKTYLWTALFLTIVTIVEISAYYIKPWEQSAIYVPSMILMSAVKFAVVCAVYMHLKYDNKLFRNLFVGPLAIAVVTCIGLLFLFGKVAVNLSGGA